In the genome of Toxoplasma gondii ME49 chromosome Ia, whole genome shotgun sequence, the window AAACAAATAAGAAGGCCAACATTTGTCCCTGGTCCGGGATCCACAAGAAGAGTTCGTCCTCGGCAAACTAGCACCGATAGAGAGTCCAGGATCAATCTCAAAGATGTCGTGGACCACTCAGACGGAAGCATGGAAGCGAAGTTGGACAGCAGAGGTAAACGCGGTGGTTTTCTCAGGTTCTCTAAAAGCTCCCCATCCCCTCAGCGTCTGTCACCAAGTGTTCTGCGAATACTCTTGAAACATGGCAGAGTAAGGGTTGCGGGTTCTTGTTGGGCTCCTGCTTTCTCCAGACAATacgcgaacagagagaggcgaggaaagacaaTCTTCGAAACTTCGCTGAAATTTGAGGGATCAGAGAATGGAAGAGAAatgagaacgagaaagaaagtgaagcACCAACTGTTTTTGGAACTCTACGCAGTTGTCGCGCTTCTTGAGATTCCTGTAGAAGGTGCAAATTCAATGAGAATAGAGGTAAGCAGAGGGGCGCGTGACGTCTCTCACTGTTCCTTGGAGACGTACACAGATGTGGCGTCTGTTGTTTCCTTTCCCCATTCAGTTACGCCTGTGCCTGTGTTACCGCTTTCCATTTGTGTGTCCCCCTTATTGTCCATGTGCACTTTAGTGGTGCAAAAAGTGTGGTGCGACAGCAGGGACTGCATCTACGTTCCCCTTCGCTCCTTTTAAACTGCTGTAGAAGTGCTTGAACTATCCGCGTGGGTTTCACCTTGCAGTAAGCTTTTagtccttccttttcctgtgtGGCTTTCGGCAGTactttgtctcttccctctgtgtttctcttctttcaggCGACCCCCAAGAACGTCGCCAGATGTGGGGAAACTGCATTCCACTGGGTAAGCTTCGttcctctttgcttctcctcttcaccaTCGTCgtccctctcttcgctctctccttttggGCTTCCCTTGgcggcttcttcgttcgcCTGCCATCACAATCCCTGCAATTTCGCGACGGAATCTTCGTGTGAAAATGTTCAGAACAACGCTCCTATTATCCATCCGCTCGGCGTGTCAACAAATGAAACCAAACGGGTAAACACTggacaagaaaacagagaatcttgcacatctctctctctccatcctcTCTATCTCCAATCTTCGAAGGGGCAAGTTAGTAGTTCACCGTCGTTTCGTAAGAAAATGCGACACCAGAATCCAGTAGGTCTAGACGGCGACACAATGAAAAAGTTACCGAgggggcgaggagacagaaaggaagacgtGGCGATGGAGAATGAGatggaggggaagaagagacagagcgagcgggcttcctctcccattcaaagagaaaagaaggagctTCAGTCATTTTATTGGTTTTCCTGTTCCATGGGTCCAGCAGGCGTGGCTCCGTATGCACCGTTTCAAAGGTCGTCTgtgcttctccctttctcagCCAGTCGTGTATGGGAGATCCTTGTCAGTGCGGCGGCGCCCTCCCCTTCTACCGTTGTTGTACTGCAGGAGGTTACGTACAGGGGAAGAGACTGACATTGACGTGTGAACAGCTCGTCACCGTTTcactgtgtgtgtgtgtgcgggTCAGCACTTCCTTGTCTGttcatcttcttccgttATAGCCGTCTGCTTCAGTGACCCACTCGTCGTCGCTCCCCTGGGCTCATATTGCCGCATTTCGTATGTCTCTGTGAGTTTTCCTACATCACCGAGGGTacattttctttcttcctaTACCCTTTTATTTCCTATTTCCTTTCTTATCCCGCACTTGGGAGTGTACATGCATCTATATCATTCGCTCCCACCTGGTACTCGTGTCTTTTTCGACTGTCGTGGAAATGTGAGGTCTTCACCTAGGCAAACCCTGAGACATGCTGTGGCTTTTTGAGCAACTTCCCCGCAACGGTTTCCGAGCTGCTAGTGATAAATCTTACCGTCTCGTTCCCCTTCCTGACGGCCGGGCGCACTGTACTGCTCAGTCGCGTTTTATTCCGAACTCCCGCTTTCTTCGACAGAGTAGCAGTGTGCGCATACGAAAGGGAAGTAGTCGAAGCCGATAGAGGATGTCGCTGTCGAAGGCCAAATTCGGCAGACCCAGGATATAAAACCTAGTTTCATACACCATTGTTTGTACCTTATCGTTCCTCTATGCTGTGATAATAATAtggtgtatatatatacacacacttACTATTGCGTCGCTTGCCGTAAGGGTTCGATGGCTTGACTTACTCAGAATGGCGCTTAAAGAACAATCGGAGTCTCCATTCCTCGTGTGCGAAAACATGTAGAGTAACTCACATTATGACACTGATGAGCTGCGTGCGTGCACAGATCAAAACTGCGTCCGCTCCTTTGTAGGTGACGGTGGATTTGGAACAACACGCCTAGTTTTCAGTATGTATGTGTTTTGACCGGAAATGTGAAGTCTGGGCATACGCGCATGGGGACCAACCATAATCTCTTTCAGGTCATGACGTGCATCGAGTCTCCTCCCGCAAAGAACCGGGAGGCTTCTCTTGTTGACAATGAAGAAACCGCGGCAGATGCAACAAGATCTGAAAAAGTGGAGAACACCTGTTTTTTCCCTCACAGGACCTCCCCCAAGCAACATACCTTCCTACATATCTGTAGCGAAGGATATCTGTCTGCGTACATATCCTCAGACGTATTGTCGTTTTTTTGACGAGTTCTGGGAAAACCGACCTCCAAGCCCCCAATATGCTTTGGTACAGACAGGTTTCCGTATCCCTCGTATAAAATGGAATGCCCACAGGCACTAGCCGAGTTTAAGTGACACCACTGTCTTGGGGTGGCGTGAGTTTGTACGCTGGGTATTAGCTTTCAGGGGCATGCCGCGGCACGCTAGGGCGGAAAAGCTGGAACCGGTTCGGGTGCCCCTCTTAGTTGTTCACGCCGAGGGCCCCGGTCAATCATCACAAAGCTTCGCCGGACAATCCCGACGCGTCACTGGATGCCATCAAAAGCACTTCTCTTCGTAACACGGTCGTGGTGTCTGCGAAAGCAGTCTTCTCTCACGTGGAAAACCACCACCATCGAATGACCACAACATCCCGTTGCATTCAAACAACTGTGCGTGGCTCCCCCACTGCAGAGGAGTTCCAGTACACAAGTGTATATGAGAGGAACTGGCAGGCACGACCACCCTAACCATCTCCATAGTCCACGAAGACCATCCACGACCGTCTTCTGAAGCCGCTCTTGCAAATTCACTGCCCGCAAGGTGACAGCGAGACACACTGGTGATGCTCAAAGAGGCCAAAGCTGTCTCAATGACCACAGCAGCGGTCGTAGGCCGGTTTTTGAGATAATAACGACTTCCTCCGCACCCTCTGGGTTGAGAAACAGTCTGCCATCTGAGGGGAACGCGGACTACGATCCTGCCTGGCTGTCCAGTAAACGCGACGTTAATTCAACCCCCTCCTGCTCCAGCCATGAACCCCCCCGACTGCCCTCAGCTTCCCCCTCTGAGACagtgttctctccttcagtgGAATCATGAGAATACTTGTCCACGATGTCTCCCGCCGGACTGACACTCAAAGCGGCTTCCGAGCTCTTCCACTGGTGAGGCCGCTGTATGCCAGCGCCTTGCTGGACGAGGCAAAGCCCCAGAACAAGGAATGCCGCAGCTAGCCAGACAAGACACGACGGCTGTCCGAAAGAGGTAGGGTGCCCCATGTTGGGAGGACTCACAAACAAATCAACCGTTCAGAGGTGGCAGCTGCATCCGCAATTATCGTAACAACATTCTGAAGTACACATCTGAAGTGCCTTCAAAAGAAACAACACTGACACAATCACCATACTCCCGGGATGCTGTGCGCAGTCATGGATGGTGCCGCAGGATGGCGGCTCAGCCAGAAGCAAGGACACTCAGCGCTTGGCTCGGATTCCCGTCTCTGCAGGCCGCGCCGTCACTTGACCAAGGCCGTGCGATATTGGGACCCGTGGCTGGCTAGACGCATTCTTGTGTACATGGACGTGTATCTCATGGAGCAAGAATCAAATCCTTTCCAGCGTCTGCAGACGTACCTCTTGGCGAATGCGGTGGATTCAATGCCAAAGATGGCAAAATATTTGAACCTAGAGAGGAGCCAACAGGGCTGTTGAGGAGTACTCAATTCTGCTCAGCTACCTCCCGCTAGAAGACACGACActctgtggagacagacaccacgatggagaggaaaaacgacaacAACATCCAGAGCAACTCAGTCGTACCCTGCGTTGACGTTCAGTGTGTAGTGAACAGGAGCGCC includes:
- a CDS encoding rhoptry protein, putative (encoded by transcript TGME49_295105~Gene product name based on ToxoDB Community Expert Annotation.~Signal peptide predicted by SignalP 2.0 HMM (probability 0.923) with cleavage site probability 0.484 at residue 33~Predicted trans-membrane domain (TMHMM2.0):11-34) gives rise to the protein MGHPTSFGQPSCLVWLAAAFLVLGLCLVQQGAGIQRPHQWKSSEAALSVSPAGDIVDKYSHDSTEGENTVSEGEAEGSRGGSWLEQEGVELTSRLLDSQAGS